GACTTTCTCAGTGACACGCGATTTGGATGCGATTTTTCCAGCTGCGATCGCTAGAGCGCGTCCGGGTTGGGATAATGTGGCTATGTTGGATGTGCAGCAAATGCACGTCGAAGGTAGCTTACAGCGCTGCATTCGGTTCTTAATCCATGCTTATCTCCCAACCTCCGCCTCAATTCATCATATCTATTTACGCAACGCCGCCAGCTTGCGTCCCGACTGGAGTTTGCCTCAGCCTCTACAGGCATCACAGCCAGTACTTAAGTCAAAAGTATAATTTTTATTTTTAAATAAAATATATGTAGAATAGCTACTACGTGCTAACGTGGCTACTCAACCTACTGTGATTGTTGGGAAAATATTACCAGCTTGGTAGGCGATCGCACTCAAAATTAAGATGGTGAGTTGTGAGGATAGTTGGTAATGATTGTCCCATTTTACTTAGGAGAGCAACGAGAC
The Nostoc punctiforme PCC 73102 genome window above contains:
- the aroH gene encoding chorismate mutase; this translates as MEWQMRAIRGATTASENTVEAIREVVTELLDELENRNQFQPTDMISVTFSVTRDLDAIFPAAIARARPGWDNVAMLDVQQMHVEGSLQRCIRFLIHAYLPTSASIHHIYLRNAASLRPDWSLPQPLQASQPVLKSKV